Part of the Carnobacterium pleistocenium FTR1 genome is shown below.
TTGTCATATAACTAAAAAAGAGTTCAAAAAATGATAAAATCATTTTTTGAACTCTTTTTTGTTAACCGAATAATTCTTCGGCTTCTTTAGGGAATCGTTTTTTTACTGCTTCTTTTAGGATGCGATCCGTCAATGTAGTGTTACGAACCAACAGTGGTCCATGGAAGTATGAACAATACGTTTGTTTGTAATGAGCGCCTTCTGTTTTATCTTCGCCATTATTGCCGTAACCCATTTCAACGACGCCTAAAGGTTTTACCCCTTCTCCAAGAAAAGTACGTCCATTATGATTTTCAAAACCTTTATACGTTTCGCCAAATTCATCATTTTTAATGACAATATCACCAATAAAACGACTGTTGTCTTGATTTAACGTGTAGTGGTTTAGAGCACCGATTCCATTGATGCGATTTCCAGCAGCATCAACATAGTAGTGACCCAGTAATTGGAATCCGCCACAAATACCGACTGTCACACCATCATTTTCAATATAATCAATAATAGCCTCTTTTTTAAATTGGATATCTCTTGAAACAACTCGTTGTTCAAAATCTTGTCCGCCGCCGAAGAAAACTAAATCATATTTAGCAGCATCAAAATCGTCATTCAAACTGACGATGTCAATATTAAATTGAATGCCTCTTTTTTTAGCACGATGTTTTAACATCAATAAGTTGCCATTATCTCCGTAAGTATTTAATAGATCACCATAAAGAT
Proteins encoded:
- a CDS encoding type 1 glutamine amidotransferase is translated as MVELTICHLYGDLLNTYGDNGNLLMLKHRAKKRGIQFNIDIVSLNDDFDAAKYDLVFFGGGQDFEQRVVSRDIQFKKEAIIDYIENDGVTVGICGGFQLLGHYYVDAAGNRINGIGALNHYTLNQDNSRFIGDIVIKNDEFGETYKGFENHNGRTFLGEGVKPLGVVEMGYGNNGEDKTEGAHYKQTYCSYFHGPLLVRNTTLTDRILKEAVKKRFPKEAEELFG